Proteins encoded within one genomic window of Sphingobacteriales bacterium:
- a CDS encoding T9SS type A sorting domain-containing protein, with the protein MKKNYTKFLLLLFLSTSNFIQAQQKWYSSFVPRGRHVNDIKIIDTTRIEISGGNEFNDSLADIFLSNNGGLFWDFSYNAIAPWIKSTALKDSMTGYAAGFSGSIFKTVNGCVSWTKMPAPINRQFNKIIYTSPATLFIAGGTKPGTDADTLQTILKSIDGGATWTVKLDRKGYWLRSISFADALNGLAVGDSGIILRTTDGGNSWTQITAPVRRNFNAVKCISSTKAILCGGDIINATILRSSDGGLSWSVIKDTAGGILNDVFFLNDSVGYIAGDQSTFLKTRNAGMTWKADTVNHSNLSQTFNSVAFTNETFGAIGGQFGAMHIYTYIQAPSAATSGAIVTSDTTATLKAVINTHGYPGLFSFLYSTDSSFASYTESYPEPVLSNSYLPVQYITFDLIRDTTHYFTIKSWTLSDTVYGDTLNFFSHPPRYSYQTLSPTSVSSTGATLSGSINKFTSPVTLSFEYGTTPLLGSEVSAVPSNLNDSLLHSITAVLSNLQPNKTYYYRLKVNARTELLFGETVTFFTGVVYKTVQTLYPTYVQNQSATLNGAIDKFLLPVNLKFEYGTSPALGTVVAATPYTVNDTLYHTCSTVITNLSPATQYYYRLIAETTTGTYYGEIISFNSDINYTLFKTLAATGITSSSATLNGVTNKLSAPLNLSFQYDTTANFFHPVPMDANPNLINDTLLHYVSATVNGLENNRLYYFRLKGTNSNAAIFGDTYQFYTGYPEIPNWDFQDWETDTVNILRYWNVGLDSFSRVQGHSGNYALKLSGQTFALNGFPDDYLGFLGGYPLVGRPDSVVAYLNYYVEAGDSAFMLIFLKKDGQIISNNMIPITGNSGGIFKRFSHKLDNTSSLTADSIISGFASTNLFSGYSRFTNNYLIIDDIILNPGNLTFANSNFEAWFPQVIENPRGWFYIKYIGLDDNPSTKHMVSKAYFNAPQDYAAEINTITFNTLKAGGNLSTNTFINDKSGGFPVRGRHVSLNGYYKYIPAAGDTLEINIDMKKNGQSIGGGSFISSDATPGFIPFTLPIFYNNDLYPDSAAISLNNTRKNNRNAAGSALFVDKLSFDGFYTDIRNNNTAELLELDGMKVFPNPAKDILIIENLSDNSKDCSLTLLGTNGQIIREVKLTSGQRTAQLDVGDISPGFYLLVMKKGNQVFNKKIVIQY; encoded by the coding sequence ATGAAAAAAAATTATACAAAATTCCTCCTCCTTTTATTCCTATCAACTTCGAATTTCATACAAGCACAGCAAAAATGGTATTCCTCATTTGTTCCACGCGGCAGACATGTCAATGATATAAAGATCATCGATACGACGCGCATAGAAATTTCCGGAGGCAACGAATTCAATGACTCTCTGGCAGATATATTTTTATCCAATAACGGTGGGCTTTTCTGGGACTTCAGCTATAATGCCATCGCTCCCTGGATTAAATCCACCGCATTGAAAGACAGTATGACGGGATATGCGGCTGGTTTCAGCGGTTCCATCTTTAAAACTGTCAACGGCTGCGTTTCGTGGACAAAGATGCCGGCACCCATTAACCGCCAGTTTAATAAAATCATCTATACGTCTCCGGCTACACTTTTCATTGCGGGCGGAACGAAACCCGGTACAGATGCAGATACCCTTCAAACCATTCTGAAGAGCATTGACGGCGGAGCCACCTGGACGGTAAAACTGGATCGGAAAGGATATTGGCTGAGATCTATCAGTTTTGCAGATGCGCTGAACGGACTGGCCGTTGGAGACAGCGGCATCATCTTACGGACAACTGACGGTGGAAACTCATGGACCCAAATCACAGCTCCTGTCAGGCGAAATTTTAATGCGGTAAAATGTATCAGTTCCACCAAAGCCATTCTGTGCGGCGGCGATATCATCAATGCCACCATATTAAGAAGTTCTGACGGAGGCCTGTCATGGTCTGTTATCAAAGACACCGCAGGCGGCATCCTGAATGATGTATTCTTCCTGAATGATTCTGTCGGCTACATCGCAGGAGACCAATCTACTTTTCTTAAAACCAGAAACGCCGGTATGACATGGAAAGCTGACACGGTCAACCATTCCAATCTGTCACAAACATTCAATTCGGTGGCATTCACCAATGAAACCTTTGGAGCTATCGGAGGTCAGTTTGGCGCTATGCATATTTACACCTATATACAAGCCCCATCCGCTGCCACCTCCGGAGCCATTGTTACATCAGACACAACGGCCACGCTTAAGGCTGTAATTAATACACATGGCTATCCCGGCCTTTTTTCATTCCTGTATTCTACTGATTCCTCATTTGCGTCTTATACAGAATCCTATCCGGAACCTGTTCTCAGCAATTCCTATTTACCCGTCCAATACATCACTTTTGATTTGATTCGGGACACAACCCATTATTTTACCATCAAGTCATGGACACTGTCCGACACAGTATATGGAGACACCTTAAATTTTTTCTCCCATCCGCCGAGGTATTCTTACCAGACATTATCACCAACCAGTGTTTCCTCAACGGGCGCCACATTATCAGGTTCAATCAATAAATTTACAAGTCCCGTTACGCTTAGCTTTGAATATGGTACAACACCCTTACTGGGCAGTGAGGTCAGCGCAGTTCCGTCCAACTTGAATGATTCCCTGTTACACAGTATCACAGCTGTACTCTCAAACCTGCAGCCTAATAAAACCTACTACTACCGGTTAAAAGTAAATGCAAGGACAGAGTTGTTATTTGGAGAAACAGTAACATTTTTTACCGGTGTTGTCTATAAAACCGTTCAGACACTATACCCTACATATGTCCAAAACCAATCCGCCACACTGAATGGCGCTATTGATAAATTCTTACTTCCGGTGAATTTAAAATTTGAATACGGCACCTCTCCTGCTCTAGGTACTGTTGTTGCCGCCACGCCATATACCGTAAATGATACCTTATACCACACCTGCAGCACAGTCATCACCAATCTTTCACCGGCAACCCAATATTATTACCGATTAATTGCGGAAACAACAACCGGAACCTATTACGGGGAGATCATTTCTTTCAATTCAGATATCAATTACACCCTTTTCAAAACACTCGCTGCAACGGGAATCACCAGTTCTTCTGCAACATTAAATGGGGTGACAAATAAATTAAGCGCTCCGCTGAATCTCAGCTTTCAATACGACACTACGGCAAACTTTTTTCATCCGGTACCAATGGATGCAAACCCTAACCTGATCAACGACACGTTGCTGCATTATGTCAGTGCAACCGTTAATGGATTAGAGAATAACCGTCTTTATTATTTCAGGCTCAAAGGAACAAACAGCAATGCAGCTATTTTTGGTGATACCTACCAATTCTATACAGGATACCCGGAAATACCCAACTGGGATTTTCAGGATTGGGAAACGGATACCGTCAATATTCTCCGATACTGGAATGTCGGCCTGGACTCATTCAGCCGTGTGCAGGGACATTCCGGAAATTACGCACTCAAGCTCAGCGGCCAGACCTTTGCATTAAATGGTTTTCCGGATGATTACCTGGGTTTCTTAGGAGGCTATCCGCTAGTCGGACGCCCTGACTCGGTAGTGGCCTATCTGAATTATTATGTCGAAGCCGGAGATTCTGCCTTTATGCTGATTTTCCTGAAGAAGGACGGGCAAATAATCAGCAATAATATGATTCCGATTACGGGAAACTCCGGCGGAATATTTAAAAGATTTTCGCACAAATTGGATAACACCTCCTCATTGACTGCAGACAGTATCATCTCGGGCTTTGCCAGTACTAATTTGTTTTCCGGCTATAGCCGATTTACCAACAACTACCTGATTATTGACGATATTATACTAAATCCGGGCAACCTGACATTTGCAAACAGTAATTTTGAAGCATGGTTTCCCCAAGTCATTGAAAATCCAAGAGGATGGTTTTATATAAAATACATTGGATTGGATGATAATCCCTCCACCAAACACATGGTTTCCAAAGCATATTTTAATGCACCGCAGGACTATGCTGCAGAGATTAACACTATAACTTTTAATACCTTGAAAGCAGGAGGCAACCTGTCTACCAATACATTTATTAATGACAAAAGCGGGGGATTCCCGGTAAGAGGACGTCATGTTTCTCTAAACGGATATTATAAATACATCCCGGCAGCCGGTGATACGTTGGAGATAAACATCGACATGAAAAAGAACGGACAGAGTATCGGTGGCGGCTCATTTATCAGCTCGGATGCCACTCCGGGGTTTATACCGTTCACACTTCCCATATTCTACAATAATGACCTTTATCCGGATAGTGCCGCCATCTCATTGAACAACACCAGGAAGAACAACAGAAATGCAGCCGGTTCAGCCCTATTTGTGGATAAGCTAAGTTTTGACGGATTCTACACGGACATCCGTAACAACAACACGGCTGAACTGTTGGAATTAGATGGCATGAAAGTATTTCCCAACCCGGCCAAAGACATACTCATCATCGAGAATCTGTCAGACAATTCTAAAGACTGCTCACTGACGCTTTTAGGAACGAACGGACAAATTATACGGGAAGTAAAATTAACATCCGGACAACGAACGGCTCAGTTGGATGTAGGAGATATTTCACCTGGTTTCTATTTGCTGGTGATGAAAAAAGGCAATCAGGTATTCAATAAAAAGATTGTGATTCAGTACTAA